The following proteins are co-located in the Pseudomonas sp. ATCC 13867 genome:
- a CDS encoding PaaI family thioesterase, which yields MNAAQVQTFIRAGLPMADDMDFRIDALEGRSAYARIPFHGKLVRPGGTVSGPTIMALADAAMYAVILAQLDNVEMAVTSNLNINFLSKPKPEDLLAEAKILKLGRRQVVCEVAVFSVSNPQELVAHVTGTYVLPM from the coding sequence CTGAATGCAGCGCAGGTGCAGACGTTCATCCGGGCTGGATTGCCGATGGCGGATGACATGGATTTTCGTATCGATGCGCTGGAGGGGCGTAGCGCGTATGCGCGGATTCCGTTCCACGGCAAGCTGGTTCGCCCCGGTGGAACGGTTTCCGGCCCGACCATCATGGCGCTGGCGGATGCGGCGATGTATGCAGTGATTCTGGCTCAGTTGGACAACGTCGAGATGGCGGTTACTTCCAACCTCAATATCAACTTTCTCAGCAAGCCGAAGCCGGAAGATCTTCTGGCGGAAGCAAAGATATTGAAGCTGGGGCGTCGTCAGGTGGTTTGCGAAGTGGCTGTCTTCTCGGTCAGTAATCCGCAGGAGTTGGTTGCCCATGTAACGGGCACATATGTATTGCCCATGTAA